A single window of Aspergillus oryzae RIB40 DNA, chromosome 8 DNA harbors:
- a CDS encoding Sec1 family protein (vesicle trafficking protein Sec1) — MRCAKTPPPYGRGTNGGDVQWKVLVVDETSRKLIDNAVSEDDILNLNVTNVEQIEEKRKTNPMDALYILSPQSHIVDCLMADFERKRYKKAWLVWTSYLDPQQRTRLERSQMAQEQIAGFRVMSVDYFPRESRLVTFRDPWSFPVLFHPGCNHLIRGHLEGLAQKIVSLCVSLGEYPVIRYYKPRAPTHEASVMCSHLARFIQNELDQFAHFQKDFPPPSQRPRGVLMVVDRSMDVVAPLIHEFTYQSMVHDLLPIKDGDKVTYKTIINEGSHNEELKEMEISENDNVWVDYRHLHMKDVLGKLGEDFAKFRAANPQFAEENDKANVNTIKDMLAGLTEFQQGRDAYTLHLNMAQECMKHFQEHKLLEVSSVEQCLSTGLDENYKKAKNLASQLVQLLDDDAVDHQDRLRLLILYIMYRGGILGGDIRKLMAHAQLPPQDGDVISNLDLLGSRVEKQLKDEKPPVQPLFHRKPPSPAESDETSLSRYELNLKLMLEELVRGTLDPTAFPPTRPNTEAEGMGGPQDTLSQASLRSAKPTWARTRSATEQPRQRIIVFMAGGATYGEARSCYEVSQAFNKDVFLATSHMLSPGLFLKQLGDLSADRRRLDIPAERPKPTAPAHLFEKDPPPQPQPVPKKAPAPKLNPPAPPSAAMGAMSLGSNGAAPAPSSAKPHKEKKEKKHHHFFRRS; from the exons ATGAGGTGTGCTAAGACCCCTCCTCCTTATGGACGCGGAACTAATGGTGGTGACGTGCAGTGGAAAGTCCTGGTTGTGGACGAGACCAGTCGGAAATTAATCGATAATGCTGTGAGCGAggatgatattctcaacCTCAATGTTACCA ATGTCGAGCAGATCGAGGAAAAGCGGAAAACCAACCCTATGGATGCGCTGTATATCCTATCGCCCCAATCACATATTGTCGATTGCCTGATGGCCGACTTTGAGCGAAAGCGATACAAGAAGGCCTGGTTGGTTTGGACGTCAT ACCTCGACCCTCAACAGCGCACTAGACTAGAACGATCTCAAATGGCCCAAGAACAAATTGCCGGCTTCCGTGTTATGAGTGTCGACTACTTTCCGAGGGAATCGCGTCTTGTCACGTTCCGAGATCCGTGGAGTTTCCCCGTGTTGTTTCACCCCGGCTGCAACCACTTGATTCGCGGGCACCTGGAGGGGCTGGCACAGAAG ATTGTATCTCTTTGTGTGAGTTTAGGAGAGTATCCCGTGATTCGATACTATAAGCCTAGAGCGCCAACGCACGAAGCCAGTGTTATGTGCTCGCACCTTGCCCGATTTATTCAGAATGAACTAGATCAGTTTGCCCACTTTCAAAAGGACTTCCCGCCCCCTTCCCAGAGACCTCGAGGCGTTCTTATGGTGGTGGATCGCTCTATGGACGTTGTTGCTCCACTTATCCACGAATTTACGTACCAATCTATGGTGCATGACTTGCTACCGATAAAGGATGGCGACAAAGTCACTTACAAAACGATTATAAACGAAGGTAGCCACAATGAAGAACTTAAGGAGATGGAAATTTCCGAAAACGATAACGTCTGGGTTGACTACAGACATCTTCATATGAAAGATGTGCTTGGAAAATTGGGTGAAGACTTTGCCAAATTCAGAGCAGCCAACCCTCAATTTGCTGAAGA AAACGACAAAGCCAACGTGAACACAATCAAAGACATGCTAGCTGGTCTCACAGAGTTCCAACAGGGTAGGGACGCATATACGCTCCATCTTAACATGGCACAAGAATGCATGAAACACTTCCAGGAGCACAAGCTATTAGAAGTAAGCTCGGTTGAACAGTGCTTGTCCACTGGGCTGGATGAGAACTAcaaaaaggcaaagaatTTGGCTTCACAGCTTGTTCAGCTacttgatgatgatgcagtGGACCATCAAGACAGACTTCGGCTTTTAATCCTCTACATCATGTACAGAGGGGGCATCCTGGGTGGAGATATCAGGAAGCTTATGGCGCACGCTCAACTCCCACCGCAGGATGGAGACGTTATTTCCAACCTCGATTTACTTGGTTCTAGAGTAGAGAAACAACTCAAAGATGAGAAACCACCTGTCCAGCCGCTGTTCCACAGAAAACCTCCATCGCCCGCAGAATCCGACGAAACTAGTTTGTCGAGATATGAATTGAACTTGAAGTTGATGCTCGAGGAGTTGGTTCGAGGAACTTTGGACCCGACGGCTTTCCCCCCCACCCGGCCAAACACTGAGGCAGAGGGCATGGGAGGGCCTCAGGATACCCTCTCACAAGCCTCTCTGCGGAGCGCCAAACCGACTTGGGCTCGGACCCGTTCAGCCACAGAGCAACCCCGACAACgcatcatcgtcttcatggCTGGCGGTGCAACGTATGGCGAAGCTCGTTCCTGCTACGAGGTCTCCCAAGCATTCAACAAGGATGTTTTCCTTGCGACGTCGCATATGCTAAGTCCTGGTTTGTTCTTAAAACAGCTCGGGGACCTCAGTGCCGACAGAAGGCGCCTAGACATCCCAGCCGAACGGCCAAAGCCAACGGCCCCAGCCCATTTGTTTGAAAAAGATCCCCCACCGCAGCCTCAGCCAGTGCCCAAGAAGGCTCCAGCCCCGAAGCTCAACCCTCCGGCGCCTCCTTCGGCAGCTATGGGCGCCATGTCCCTAGGATCCAATGGTGCAGCACCTGCACCAAGCAGCGCAAAGCCACataaggagaagaaagaaaagaagcaccATCACTTCTTTAGGCGGTCATAG
- a CDS encoding putative oxidoreductase (dehydrogenases with different specificities (related to short-chain alcohol dehydrogenases)), protein MPIPLLAQGFQEGISSIPYAWTVLKIVPFVLLVAALKYYFGGARNGSERLMHSKVVMVTGGTSGIGASVVHELASRGAQVILLTKHAPSDVFLVDYIEDIRKSTKNQLIYAEQVDLSSLHSIRTFATKWIDNVPPRRLDMVILCGNTAAPSSASRKLTADGLDEEWQVNYLANFHLLSILSPALRAQPPHRDVRVIFTTCSSYIGAKIDPKQIEAACTPDAPAPRGTKNGKNVKKVGAGSKKSKPSLFGASKLALMSFSQSFQKHLNAFERPDKMPPCTRVIVVDPGFSRTPGTRRWLTGGSLWGLLLYLITWPLWWLVLKSPQQGAQSILYAAMEARFGRGTGGWMIKECQEVDFARKDIKDEEAGKLLWQFSEAQIEQKEKESAVKRALAKKEQQEKEKQKNNGASSSKPAAKEQTPGSRRSRKAK, encoded by the exons ATGCCTATTCCCTTGCTTGCTCAGGGGTTCCAGGAGGGTATCTCCTCTATTCCTTATGCGTGGACAGTTTTGAAGATCGTGCCATTTGTGCTCTTGGTTGCTGCGTTGAAGTATTATTTCGGTGGTGCCCGAAATGGATCGGAGCGGTTGATGCACTCTAAGGTTGTGATGGTCACG GGTGGAACATCAGGAATAGGAGCCAGCGTCGTCCACGAACTTGCCTCTCGCGGTGCCCAggtcatcctcctcacaaAGCATGCCCCCTCGGACGTCTTCCTGGTTGATTATATCGAGGATATCCGAAAGTCAACGAAAAACCAACTCATCTACGCCGAGCAGGTAGATCTGTCCTCGCTGCACTCAATCCGCACATTCGCAACAAAATGGATCGATAACGTCCCCCCGCGCCGACTAGACATGGTCATCCTGTGTGGAAACACAGCCGCACCTTCATCCGCCAGCCGAAAGCTGACCGCAGACGGGCTCGACGAAGAATGGCAAGTGAATTATCTCGCCAACTTCCACCTCTTGAGTATCCTCAGTCCGGCGCTAAGGGCCCAGCCACCTCATCGTGATGTGCGGGTCATTTTCACGACCTGTTCGAGCTACATCGGAGCCAAAATTGACCCTAAGCAAATCGAGGCAGCTTGTACACCCGACGCCCCAGCGCCGCGGGGAACGAAAAACGGCAAGAATGTGAAGAAAGTAGGGGCTGGATCGAAGAAATCCAAACCCAGCCTGTTCGGAGCGAGCAAGCTTGCCTTGATGTCTTTCTCTCAGTCCTTCCAGAAACACTTGAATGCTTTCGAACGTCCCGATAAGATGCCTCCGTGTACGCGTGTGATTGTTGTTGACCCTGGCTTTAGTCGCACCCCGGGTACTCGTCGCTGGTTGACGGGTGGGTCGCTTTGGGGGCTTCTGCTTTACCTCATTACCTGGCCTTTGTGGTGGTTGGTCCTGAAGTCCCCGCAGCAGGGCGCCCAGAGTATTCTGTATGCTGCCATGGAGGCTAGATTCGGTCGTGGCACTGGTGGATGGATGATCAAGGAGTGTCAGGAGGTGGATTTTGCTCGCAAAGacatcaaggatgaagaggctGGGAAACTGCTGTGGCAATTCAGCGAAGCGCAAAttgagcagaaggagaaggaaagtGCCGTGAAAAGGGCactggccaagaaggagcagcaggagaaggaaaagcagaagaacaaTGGCGCTTCCAGTTCTAAACCTGCAGCGAAAGAGCAGACTCCAGGATCGCGAAGGAGCCGGAAAGCTAAATAG
- a CDS encoding ATP-dependent RNA helicase SUV3 (mitochondrial RNA helicase SUV3, DEAD-box superfamily) has protein sequence MNACKLEDRATSGGFGTLRQVKTTLQKTYIQSGVRGLKNELEYLLYAEDVTSKYSTPNIEQQKKVADMRFPAEWYPQARSIQRTIHLHVGPTNSGKTYQALKKLEASKSGFYAGPLRLLAQEVYHRFQANGTTCSLVTGDDVKIPEGQAPTIVSNTVEMVNLGQPYDVGVIDEIQMIGDPKRGWAWTRAVLGARAKELHLCGEPRVVPLIRELAALTGDKLEIHRYERLNPLKVMDRSLRGDLKNLQKGDCLVAFSRVGIHALKADIEKVTGKRAAIVYGSLPAEIRTQQASLFNDPNNEYDYLVASDAIGMGLNLSCKRIIFETLVKRVPGGLVRLSVPEIKQIAGRAGRYRSAAQQQKKGKAAEYDGTNVGYVTSLEEVDLPYIHQAMGIEPPPITAAGVFPPEPIFQRFAAYFPQSVPLEYIIKRLIDVSQVHPLFFMCDPRGQLDNAEVIDTVSGLRFEDQMTFMAAPMHTRDISSRDVACAFAQCVAEHTGGRLLDIPDLNLEILEEPVSGNKEYLHDLEILHKSVILYSWLSFRFGGVFTDRTLAAHVKELVEERMVRALTEFSANKKLRKDASLRRQIALQKQIQDHKRLLAEADLDAFEEEGEETVPIDLSAENDSLERVSPEAQAA, from the exons ATGAACGCATGCAAGTTGGAAGACCGAGCAACTAGTGGGGGGTTCGGCACTCTACGGCAAGTGAAGACCACATTACAAAAGACGTACATTCAATCTGGCGTTCGGGGCCTAAAGAATGAGTTGGAGTATCTTCTATACGCCGAGGATGTCACTTCGAAATACTCAACGCCCAATATAGAACAGCAGAAGAAAGTGGCGGATATGCGTTTTCCAGCAGAGTGGTATCCACAAGCGCGATCTATACAGCGGACAATACACCTGCACGTTGGGCCAACGAACTCGGGGAAAACGTATCAGGCATTAAAAAAGCTCGAGGCTAGTAAAAGTGGCTTCTATGCTGGGCCACTAAGACTACTTGCGCAGGAAGTATACCATCGGTTTCAGGCCAACGGAACTACGTGCAGTCTTGTCACTGGAGATGACGTCAAAATCCCTGAGGGCCAGGCACCGACTATTGTGAGCAATACAGTTGAGATGGTTAATCTAGGACAACCGTACGATGTAGGGGTCATTGATGAAATTCAAATGATTGGGGACCCCAAACGCGGATGGGCCTGGACTCGTGCTGTACTTGGTGCACGTGCTAAGGAACTTCATCTCTGTGGTGAGCCAAGGGTTGTACCTCTGATACGAGAGTTAGCAGCTCTTACAGGAGATAAGCTCGAAATTCATCGATATGAGCGACTAAACCCTCTGAAGGTTATGGACCGAAGTCTGAGGGGCGACCTAAAGAACCTGCAAAAGGGAGATTGCTTGGTCGCCTTTTCTCGTGTCGGAATTCACGCGCTCAAAGCAGATATTGAAAAGGTCACTGGGAAACGGGCGGCAATTGTGTATGGAAGCTTACCGGCTGAAATTCGGACTCAGCAAGCCAGTCTTTTCAATGACCCAAATAACGAATACGACTATCTGGTTGCTAGCGATGCCATTGGTATGGGTCTAAATTT GAGTTGCAAACGTATCATTTTCGAAACTCTCGTGAAGAGGGTGCCAGGTGGTCTTGTGAGGCTTTCCGTACCTGAAATCAAACAGATCGCAGGACGCGCTGGTCGTTACCGGTCGGCTGCACAAcaacagaagaaaggaaaagctgCCGAGTATGACGGGACAAATGTCGGTTATGTAACATCCCTAGAAGAGGTGGATCTTCCCTACATTCACCAGGCCATGGGAATCGAGCCCCCTCCAATCACTGCGGCCGGCGTGTTCCCTCCGGAGCCTATTTTCCAGAGGTTTGCCGCATACTTCCCTCAGAGCGTTCCGTTGGAATACATCATTAAACGTCTTATCGATGTTTCCCAAGTCCatcctttgttcttcatgtGTGATCCTCGGGGTCAGTTGGATAACGCCGAGGTTATAGACACTGTGAGCGGCTTGCGATTTGAAGACCAAATGACTTTCATGGCTGCGCCCATGCATACCCGGGACATCTCCTCGCGCGATGTTGCCTGTGCATTTGCGCAGTGTGTCGCCGAGCACACAGGCGGTCGCTTGCTGGACATACCAGACTTGAATTTGGAGATTTTAGAAGAGCCCGTGTCTGGAAACAAGGAATATTTGCATGACTTGGAGATATTGCACAAGTCTGTAATATTGTACTCGTGGCTCAGTTTCCGATTCGGTGGAGTCTTCACAGACAGAACTCTTGCCGCACACGTGAAGGAGCTAGTTGAAGAGAGAATGGTTAGGGCACTGACTGAGTTCTCTGCCAATAAGAAGCTGAGAAAGGACGCCTCGCTTCGCCGCCAGATCGCTCTGCAGAAACAGATTCAGGACCATAAACGGTTACTTGCTGAAGCAGATCTTGACGCtttcgaagaagagggtgagGAAACAGTTCCAATTGATCTCTCGGCCGAAAACGACTCTCTAGAAAGGGTCAGCCCGGAGGCACAGGCTGCGTAA
- a CDS encoding putative RNA helicase-like splicing factor (HRH1) (DEAH-box RNA helicase), which translates to MDDLQSLELFSLVSRITSELQNHLGINDKTLAEFVIDQHLKCGSFSKFKETLDEMGAEFPQSLMESIDRLVLTMHPKYKTKKTDDADKAEGGDDMDVLDALEKKARVFKGLAVPDKAPQWDEDDYTDRKNSDEGDAKADAMDDTFAMLEGLAGKAREEKGHTTGEDRSSRKRSRSPGYDDYDRGRRRKDKYRSQSRSHSPRYRKRDDDVDEFGRTRSKYSSRDEHRDGRSERRQRRHDRSQDDHFRKPPPVELDDAPILYKVYDGRVTGVKDFGAFVNLSGVKGKVDGLVHVSAMQEGARVNHPSDLVSRGQPVKVKVISIQGSRIGLSMKEVDQVTGLDLIPQRRLASGANMERLDGTSANDRYGNLSSDVPVIEDSNGRPMKNRKRLTSPERWEIRQLIASGVASAADYPDLDEEYHATLTGEGTFEEEEDIDIEVRDEEPPFLAGQTKMSLELSPIRVVKAPDGSMNRAAMAGTNLAKERRDLRQQEAQDKAAEQAAGVDLNAQWQDPMAAPEDRKFAADLRTAQQPKPDDAVPEWKRVTMGKNQSLGKRTSMSIKQQRESLPVFKFRKQLLDAVRDNQLLIVVGDTGSGKTTQLTQYLAEAGYGNNGIIGCTQPRRVAAMSVAKRVAEEVGCKLGAEVGYTIRFEDCTSPETRIKYMTDGMLQREVLLDPDLKRYSVIMLDEAHERTIATDVLFGLLKKTIKRRPDLRLIVTSATLDAEKFSEYFNGCPIFSIPGRTFPVEIMYSKEPESDYLDAALITVMQIHLTEPSGDILVFLTGQEEIDTSCEILYERMKALGSSVPELVILPVYSALPSEMQSRIFEPAPPGGRKVIIATNIAETSITIDNIYYVIDPGFVKQNAYDPKLGMDSLVVTPISQAQAKQRAGRAGRTGPGKCFRLYTEAAYQSEMLPTTIPEIQRQNLSHTILMLKAMGINDLLHFDFMDPPPTNTMLTALEELYALSALDDEGLLTRLGRKMADFPMEPALAKVLIASVDMGCSEEVLTIVAMLSIQSVFYRPKEKQQQADQKKAKFHDPQGDHLTLLNVYNGWKNSKFNNAWCFENFIQARQIRRAQDVRQQLLGIMDRYHHRIVSCGRNTTKVRQALCTGFFRNAARKDPQEGYKTLVEGTPVYMHPSSALFGKPAEHVIYHTLVLTTKEYMHCTTAIEPKWLVEAAPTFFKVAPTDRLSKRKKAERIQPLHNRFAGEDDWRLSAQRRQGRGGGGGTWG; encoded by the coding sequence ATGGATGACCTCCAGTCTCTGGAGCTCTTTTCGCTCGTTTCGCGAATTACGAGCGAACTCCAGAACCACTTGGGTATCAATGACAAGACATTAGCGGAGTTCGTGATTGACCAGCATCTGAAATGCGGTTCATTTTCGAAATTCAAGGAGACCCTAGACGAGATGGGCGCGGAGTTCCCTCAGAGTTTGATGGAGAGTATTGACCGTCTGGTGCTCACTATGCACCCGAAATAtaagacgaagaagacggatGATGCCGACAAAGCGGAAGGGGGTGATGATATGGACGTACTCGATGCACTCGAAAAGAAGGCGCGCGTTTTCAAAGGTCTAGCTGTTCCGGACAAGGCACCGCAGTGGGATGAGGACGACTATACGGATAGGAAAAATTCGGACGAAGGCGATGCCAAGGCCGATGCAATGGATGATACATTTGCGATGCTTGAAGGGCTAGCAGGAAAGGCccgagaagagaagggtcaCACGACAGGCGAGGACCGGAGTAGCAGGAAACGGAGCAGAAGCCCTGGTTACGATGACTACGATCGTGGACGTCGGCGCAAGGACAAATATCGTTCCCAATCGAGGTCACATAGCCCCCGTTATCGTAAGAGGGATGACGACGTTGACGAATTCGGCCGTACGCGAAGCAAGTATTCCAGCCGGGATGAACATCGCGATGGTCGCAGCGAGCGGCGCCAGCGGCGGCATGACCGGAGCCAGGACGACCATTTTCGGAAACCACCCCCAGTTGAGCTAGATGATGCCCCGATACTGTACAAGGTCTACGATGGACGTGTCACTGGTGTGAAGGACTTCGGAGCCTTCGTGAATCTCTCAGGCGTCAAAGGCAAAGTGGATGGTCTGGTACACGTTTCTGCAATGCAAGAAGGAGCGCGAGTAAATCACCCTTCGGATTTGGTCTCCAGAGGTCAGCCGGTCAAAGTTAAGGTCATCAGTATACAAGGGTCTCGCATTGGACTTTCGATGAAGGAGGTCGACCAAGTGACTGGGCTTGATCTTATTCCTCAACGCCGACTGGCATCTGGCGCCAATATGGAACGCCTCGACGGGACTTCAGCTAATGACCGATATGGAAACTTGAGCTCGGACGTGCCTGTCATCGAGGATTCTAATGGAAGGCCTATGAAAAACCGAAAGCGTTTAACTTCACCAGAGCGGTGGGAAATTAGACAGCTGATCGCATCCGGTGTTGCGTCAGCGGCTGACTACCCCGATCTCGACGAGGAATACCATGCAACACTGACAGGCGAGGGCACctttgaggaggaagaagatattgatattgaagTCCGAGATGAGGAGCCGCCCTTTTTGGCTGGTCAAACTAAGATGTCCCTGGAATTATCTCCTATCAGAGTTGTCAAGGCGCCAGATGGGTCTATGAACAGAGCAGCTATGGCGGGTACGAACTTGGCTAAAGAACGAAGAGACCTTCGTCAACAAGAGGCTCAGGATAAGGCTGCGGAACAAGCTGCAGGAGTTGATCTTAATGCACAATGGCAAGATCCAATGGCCGCGCCAGAAGACCGGAAATTTGCGGCTGATCTTCGAACGGCCCAACAACCTAAACCCGATGACGCTGTGCCTGAATGGAAAAGAGTTACAATGGGCAAGAATCAATCTCTTGGCAAGCGAACATCGATGTCTATTAAGCAACAACGCGAAAGTCTGCCGGTTTTCAAGTTCCGGAAGCAACTTCTTGATGCTGTTCGTGACAACCAGTTGTTGATTGTTGTTGGAGATACTGGTTCCGGAAAGACCACACAACTGACACAGTACTTAGCTGAGGCTGGTTATGGAAATAATGGCATTATCGGATGTACCCAACCAAGACGTGTGGCCGCAATGTCAGTCGCAAAACGTGTagctgaagaagttggctGCAAGCTCGGTGCAGAGGTTGGATACACGATTCGTTTTGAAGACTGCACCAGCCCTGAGACACGAATCAAATACATGACTGACGGAATGCTTCAAAGAGAAGTCCTTCTAGACCCAGACTTGAAGAGGTACTCAGTCATCATGCTTGATGAGGCCCACGAGCGGACAATTGCTACAGACGTCCTTTTCGGATTGCTAAAAAAGACAATAAAGCGGAGACCTGATCTTCGACTTATTGTTACTTCGGCTACGTTAGATGCAGAGAAGTTCTCCGAGTATTTCAACGGTTGCCCCATTTTCTCGATCCCTGGACGTACATTCCCAGTCGAGATTATGTATTCAAAGGAGCCTGAGTCTGACTACCTGGATGCGGCTTTAATCACTGTCATGCAGATTCACTTAACGGAGCCTTCTGgtgatattcttgtttttctgacgggacaagaagaaattGATACCTCATGTGAGATTTTGTACGAGCGAATGAAAGCGTTGGGTTCTTCTGTACCAGAGCTTGTTATCCTTCCTGTCTACTCTGCTCTTCCCAGTGAGATGCAGAGTAGGATTTTTGAACCTGCACCACCAGGAGGCAGGAAGGTAATCATTGCAACCAATATTGCCGAAACATCCATtaccatcgacaacatctACTATGTCATTGATCCTGGCTTCGTGAAGCAAAATGCTTACGATCCGAAACTTGGTATGGACTCCTTGGTGGTCACTCCTATCTCGCAAGCGCAGGCCAAGCAACGAGCCGGCCGTGCTGGAAGAACAGGTCCAGGAAAGTGTTTTCGTCTGTATACCGAAGCAGCTTACCAATCGGAAATGTTGCCAACCACAATTCCCGAGATCCAGCGTCAAAATCTGTCACATACTATTCTTATGCTTAAAGCTATGGGTATCAATGATCTGCTCCACTTTGACTTCATGGACCCTCCTCCGACAAACACCATGCTTACTGCGCTGGAGGAACTTTATGCATTGTCTGCactcgatgatgaaggcctTCTGACTCGTTTGGGTAGGAAGATGGCAGACTTCCCCATGGAACCAGCACTTGCCAAGGTCCTCATTGCGTCAGTCGACATGGGATGTTCCGAGGAAGTCCTTACCATCGTTGCCATGCTCTCTATCCAATCGGTCTTTTATAGACCTAAAgaaaagcagcagcaggcagatcaaaagaaagccaagttTCACGACCCACAAGGCGATCACTTGACCCTACTAAATGTGTACAACGGCTGGAAGAATTCAAAGTTCAACAATGCTTGGTGTTTCGAGAACTTCATACAGGCGCGTCAGATCCGCCGTGCTCAAGACGTGCGCCAGCAGCTTCTTGGTATCATGGACCGGTACCATCACCGCATCGTCTCATGTGGAAGGAACACAACTAAAGTACGTCAAGCACTATGCACCGGGTTCTTCAGAAATGCAGCGCGCAAGGACCCCCAAGAAGGATACAAAACACTTGTTGAGGGTACACCCGTCTATATGCACCCCAGTTCTGCGTTGTTTGGCAAGCCGGCTGAACACGTCATTTATCACACATTGGTCCTTACGACGAAGGAATACATGCACTGCACTACAGCTATTGAGCCTAAATGGCTGGTCGAGGCAGCTCcgaccttcttcaaggtCGCTCCCACTGACCGCCTGTCGAAGCGTAAGAAGGCTGAGCGTATCCAACCCTTGCACAATCGCTTTGCGGGTGAGGATGATTGGCGTCTATCCGCACAGAGGCGTCAAGGTagaggaggtggtggaggaactTGGGGTTAA
- a CDS encoding putative G-patch domain protein (predicted protein) — MTSNEATDEDYFLPVESQRPFGAGIRRKRVQFVRSSEHELNTTSAPAAQPASSGTSIANKYLSIVMPKEKQVSEPGTPAERVSGDVGSRDAEVQSAPASPSAIPRCDVCSLPIDGDELGHGAMMTGDRPHEASLAHQVCLSHSHPPSHLDRTRHGLRYLAAYGWDPDSRLGLGVSGREGIREPLKGRLKVDTVGLGAQGDDEAKEGGKGKIRVVERPAKVQKLNAKEVRKSYLDARKRGEKLREQFFQSDDVLKYLGQ; from the coding sequence ATGACCTCCAACGAAGCCACCGACGAAGATTACTTCCTCCCGGTAGAAAGCCAACGACCATTCGGCGCCGGAATCCGTCGCAAGAGAGTTCAGTTCGTGCGGTCTTCGGAACATGAGCTTAATACTACTTCTGCGCCGGCGGCGCAACCAGCCTCCTCGGGGACCAGTATAGCCAACAAATATCTGTCGATCGTTATGccgaaggaaaagcaggttTCGGAGCCTGGTACGCCCGCTGAGCGTGTGTCTGGGGATGTTGGAAGTCGTGATGCGGAGGTGCAGTCGGCTCCGGCTTCGCCTTCTGCCATTCCCCGCTGCGATGTGTGTAGTCTTCCGATTGATGGGGATGAGTTGGGACATGGGGCTATGATGACCGGTGACCGACCGCACGAGGCGTCGCTAGCGCATCAGGTGTGTTTGTCGCATTCACATCCGCCGTCGCATTTGGATCGGACGAGGCATGGGCTGAGATACTTGGCTGCTTATGGGTGGGATCCAGATAGTcgattgggattgggagtGTCTGGGCGAGAGGGGATACGGGAGCCGTTAAAGGGGCGGTTGAAGGTTGATACCGTTGGTCTGGGGGCTcagggtgatgatgaggcgAAGGAGGGTGGTAAGGGTAAGATTCGAGTGGTTGAAAGGCCGGCTAAGGTGCAGAAGTTGAATGCAAAGGAGGTAAGGAAGAGCTACTTAGATGCtagaaagaggggggagaaGTTGCGGGAACAGTTTTTCCAAAGTGATGACGTTTTAAAGTATCTAGGGCAGTAG